DNA from Mesorhizobium sp. B2-1-1:
TGGATCGCGGTGCCGTCCAGGCGCTTGTCGCCGCCGATGAAAGAGAACGCCGCGCGTGCACCTTCGATGTTGGCGTCGCGACCGTCCTCGTCGAGCACCGCGCCGTCACGGATGACGTTGTCGCAGACGATGACCGTTCCCGAGCGCGAGAGCCGCATGGCCCAGGAGAGATAGTTGGGGTTGTTAGGCTTGTCGGCGTCGATGAAAACGAGGTCGAACGGCCCGGCATTTTCGGCGCCCAGCGCAGCGAGCGACTGCAGCGCCGGCCCGACTCGCAGATCGATCCGTTCGGAAACCCCTGCCCGGTCGAAATTCGAACGCGCGACCTTGGCGTGGTGCGGATCGAGTTCGAGCGTCACGATCTTGCCGCCGGCCGGCAATCCCCGCGCCATCCAAATGGTGGAATAACCGCCCAGCGTACCAATCTCGAGCACCTTTTTCGCGCCGCGAATGCGCACCAGCAGCGAGAGCAGCTTTCCTTGCGCCGCCGAGACGTCGATCGCCGGCAAGCCACCGTCGCGGTTGGCCGCCAGGACCGCGTCGAGAACGGGATCCGCCTCGAAGAGCGAGGAAACGATGTAGTTATCGACAGCCGTCCAGGTTTTCGTGCTCATCTGCCTTCCTCGATTGTTCGTTGAAACGAAAAGGCCGCCGGGTTGCCCCGGCGGCCTTGTTGCCTGAGATCTCTTGCCGCCGCGCTTATTGCGCGGCGGTTGTCATGTCGGCCAGCATCGGCTCGGCGACTTCGACACCGGAGGCCTTGCGGCGCTCGTCGATGATCAGTTCGTCGCGCGAGGTGGCGATGCGGCGGATCTGGCTCATCGTGCCGCCGGTACCGGCCGGGATCAGCCGGCCGACGATGACGTTTTCCTTCAAGCCCTGCAGCATGTCGGTCTTGCCGGCAACCGCGGCTTCCGTCAGCACCCTGGTCGTCTCCTGGAAGGAGGCGGCCGAGATGAAGGACGGCGTCTGCAGCGAAGCCTTGGTGATGCCGAGCAGCACCGGCTGGCCTTCGGCCGGCTTCTTGCCGTCCTCGATCAGGCGCTCGTTGACCTCTTCCAGTTCGATCACGTCGACGTGGTCGCCCGGAATATAGGTCGAGTCGCCCTGCGTGGTGATCTCGACCTTCTGCAGCATCTGCCGAACGATCACCTCGATGTGCTTGTCGTTGATCGACACGCCCTGCAGACGGTAGACCTCCTGGATCTCGTTGACGAGGTAGGACGCAAGCGCCTCCACGCCCTTGATCGCCAGGATGTCGTGCGGCGCCGGATTGCCGTCGAGGATGTAGTCGCCCTTCTCGATGACGTCGCCGTCTTGGAGATGGAACGGCTTGCCCTTCGGGATCAGGTATTCGACAGGCTCAAGCGTCGAGTCATGCGGCTCGATGATGATGCGGCGCTTGTTCTTGTAGTCGCGGCCGAAGCGGATCGTACCATCGATCTCTGCGATGATGGCGTGATCCTTCGGACGACGGGCCTCGAACAGCTCGGCAACACGCGGCAGACCGCCGGTGATGTCCTTGGTCTTGGCGCTTTCCATCGGGATACGCGCCAGGACGTCGCCAGGGCGAACCTGAGCACCCGGCTCGACCGAGAGAATGGCCTCGACCGAGAGCAGGAAGCGGGCATCGCCGCCCTTCGACAGCTTGCCGACCTTGCCCTTGGCGTCCTGAACGACGATCGCCGGCTTCAGGTCGTTGCCGCGCGGCGTCGAACGCCAGTCGATGACCTCGCGCTTGGTGATGCCGGTCGACTCGTCGGCCGTTTCCTGGACGGAAATGCCGTCGACCAGATCCTCGAACGCCACCTTGCCCTCGATTTCGGTGAGGATCGGGCGGGTGTAAGGATCCCACTCGGCGATGCGCTGGCCGCGCTTCACCTTGTCGCCATCATCCACGAAGATGCGCGAACCATAGGTGACGCGGTGCGTGGCGCGCTCCTTGCCGGCTTCGTCGAGGATCAGCACCGCCATGTTGCGGCCCATGACCATCTGCTGGCCGTCCGAGTTGCGCACCACGTTGCGGTTGCGGATCTCGACCTTGCCCTCATAGGAGGCTTCAAGGAACGAGCTATCCACCACCTGCGCCGTACCGCCCATGTGGAAGGTACGCATGGTGAGCTGGGTGCCCGGCTCACCGATCGACTGCGCCGCGATGACGCCGACGGCCTCGCCCTGGTTGACCGGGGTGCCCCGGGCCAGATCGCGTCCGTAGCAGACCGCGCAGACGCCGACCCTGACTTCGCAAGTCAGCGCCGAGCGGATCCGGACCGACTGCACGCCGGCCTTCTCGATCTGCTCCACGTCGCGCTCGTCCATCAGCGTTCCGGCCTTGACCAGCAATTCGCCGGTCACCGGATGGTTGATGTCGTCGAGCGCGGTGCGGCCCAGCACGCGCTGGCCGACCGAAGCGACGACCTGACCGGCATCGACGATCGGCTGCATGGTGAGGCCCTTGTCGGTGCCGCAGTCCACGGAGTTGACGATGCAGTCCTGCGCCACGTCGACCAGACGACGGGTGAGATAGCCCGAGTTCGCCGTCTTCAAGGCGGTGTCCGCCAGACCCTTGCGGGCGCCGTGGGTCGAGTTGAAGTACTCGAGCACGGTCAGGCCTTCCTTGAAGTTCGAGATGATCGGCGTCTCGATGATTTCACCCGATGGCTTGGCCATCAGGCCGCGCATGCCGGCGAGCTGGCGCATCTGGGTGGGCGAGCCGCGCGCACCGGAGTGCGACATCATGTAGATCGAGTTCATCGGCTTCTGACGACCATTGTCCTCGAACTCGACCGCCTTGATGCGGGCCATCATTTCGTCGGCGACCTTTTCCGAGCACTTGGCCCAGGCGTCGACGACCTTGTTGTACTTTTCGCCCTGCGTGATCAGGCCGTCATTGTACTGCTGCTCGTATTCCTTGGCCAAGGCCTCGGTGTCCGACACCAGCTTGATCTTGGTATCCGGGATCAGCATGTCGTCCTTGCCGAACGAAATGCCGGCGCGGCAGGCATGGGCGAAACCGAGCGCCATGATGCGATCGCAGAAAATGACCGTCTCCTTCTGACCGCAATGGCGGTAGACGGTGTCGATCATCTTGGAGATGTTCTTCTTGGTCATCTCCTGGTTGGCGGTCTCGTAAGGCACGTTGACGTTCTTCGGCAGAAGCTCGCCGATGATCATGCGGCCAGGCGTGGTGTCGTAGATCTTCGACACGACCTTGCCCTCGGCGTCGACCGAGCGGAAGCGGCCCTTGATCTTGGCGTGCAGGGTCACCGCCTTGGTCTCGAGCGCGTGCTGGAGTTCGCCCATGTCGGCAAACACCATGCCCTCGCCCGGCTCGTTCTGGTTGACGATCGAGAGGTAGTAGAGACCCAGAACCATGTCCTGCGACGGCACGATGATCGGCGCGCCGGAAGCCGGGTGCAGGATGTTGTTGGTTGACATCATCAGCACGCGGGCTTCCAACTGCGCTTCCAGCGACAGCGGCACGTGGACCGCCATCTGGTCGCCGTCGAAGTCGGCGTTGAAGGCCGTGCAGACCAGCGGATGCAGCTGGATCGCCTTGCCTTCGATCAGGATCGGCTCGAACGCCTGGATGCCGAGGCGGTGCAGCGTCGGCGCGCGGTTCAAGAGCACCGGATGCTCGCGGATGACCTCGTCGAGGATATCCCAGACTTCCGGACGCTCCTTCTCGACCAGCTTCTTCGCCTGCTTGACGGTCGAGGAGTAACCCTTCGCGTCGAGGCGGGCGTAGATGAAGGGCTTGAACAGTTCGAGCGCCATCTTCTTGGGCAGGCCGCACTGGTGCAGCTTGAGCTCCGGACCGGTGACGATGACCGAACGGCCGGAATAGTCGACGCGCTTGCCGAGCAGGTTCTGGCGGAACCGGCCCTGCTTGCCCTTGAGCATATCCGACAGCGACTTCAGCGGACGCTTGTTGGCGCCGGTGATGACGCGGCCACGGCGGCCGTTGTCGAACAGCGCGTCGACGGCCTCCTGCAGCATGCGCTTTTCATTGCGCACGATGATGCCGGGGGCACGCAACTCGATCAGCCGCTTCAGACGGTTGTTGCGGTTGATGACGCGGCGATAGAGATCGTTGAGGTCCGACGTCGCGAAACGTCCGCCGTCCAGCGGGACGAGCGGGCGCAGGTCCGGCGGGATCACCGGAACCACCTTCATGATCATCCATTCCGGACGGTTGCCGGACTCCATGAAGTTCTCGACGACCTTGAGCCGCTTGAGATACTTCTTCTGCTTCAGCTCGGATGTGGTCGAAGCCAGCTCCGAACGCAGGTCGCCGGCGATCTTCTCCAGGTCCATGCCGGCCAGAAGGTCATGAATGGCCTCGGCGCCGATCATGGCGGTGAAGCTATCCTCGCCATATTCGTCGACGGCGATCATGTACTCTTCCTCGCTGAGCAGCTGGTGCTCCTTCAGCGCGGTGAGGCCGGGTTCGGTGACGATGTAGTTCTCGAAGTAGAGGACGCGCTCGATGTCCTTCAGGGTCATGTCGAGCAGCGTGCCGATGCGCGAGGGCAGCGACTTCAGGAACCAGATATGGGCGACGGGTGCCGCCAGCTCGATATGGCCCATGCGCTCGCGGCGAACGCGCGACAGCGTGACCTCGACACCGCACTTTTCGCAGATGACGCCCTTGTACTTCATGCGCTTGTACTTGCCGCACAGGCACTCGTAGTCCTTGATCGGGCCAAAAATGCGCGCGCAGAACAGACCGTCACGCTCCGGCTTGAAGGTGCGGTAGTTGATGGTCTCCGGCTTCTTGATCTCGCCGAACGACCAGGACAGAATCTTCTCAGGGCTGGCGAGCGATATCCGGATGGAATCGAACACCTGCGCCGGCGCCTGGGGATTGAAGAGATTCATGACCTCTTGGTTCATGCCGTTCTCCTTTCGGGGTCCTCGAAAACCCCTTGCATCTGATGCGGGGCAAATGCCCGCTGAGTGGTCGGCCCACCGGCCGAAGAATTTGGTGCACCCGGTCGCGGGAGCCTCTCCCGCGACCGGGTGTCTTGTTTATTCCGCTGCGTCGGGCAGCCGAACCGGGGCTTCGTCGAGCTTGGTGTTCTCCAATTCGACGTTGAGGCCGAGCGACCGCATCTCCTTGACGAGAACGTTGAAGCTCTCGGGAATGCCGGCCTCGAAGGTGTCGTCGCCGCGGACGATCGCCTCGTAGACCTTGGTGCGGCCGGCGACGTCGTCCGACTTCACCGTCAGCATTTCCTGCAGCGTATAGGCGGCGCCGTAGGCTTCCAGCGCCCAGACCTCCATTTCGCCGAAGCGCTGGCCGCCGAACTGCGCCTTGCCGCCCAGCGGCTGCTGGGTGACGAGCGAGTACGGACCTATCGAACGCGCGTGGATCTTGTCATCCACGAGGTGGTGAAGCTTGAGCATGTAGATGTAGCCCATCGTCACCTTGCGATCGAACGGCTCGCCGGTGCGTCCGTCATAGAGCTGCGACTGACCGCTGGTGTGCAGGCCCGCCTGCTCCAGCATGACGTTGATGTCGGCCTCGTGCGCGCCGTCGAACACCGGGGTCGCGATCGAGACGCCGCGGCGCATCTGCTCGCTCAGGCGAACGATGCTCTCGTCGTCATACTCGCGGACCGGCTCGTTGCGGTCGTTGGCGGGCATGAAGCTCTCCAGCGTCTTGCGCAGCGGCTTGATGTCGCCGGCAGACTTGTAGGCGTCGATCATCTCGCCGATCTTCCTGCCCATTCCGGCGCAAGCCCAGCCCAGATGCGTTTCCAGGATCTGGCCGACATTCATGCGGCTCGGCACACCCAGCGGGTTGAGCACGATATCGGCATGCGTGCCGTCCTCGAGGAAAGGCATGTCCTCGACCGGAACGATGCGCGACACGACACCCTTGTTGCCGTGACGGCCGGCCATCTTGTCGCCCGGCTGCATCTTGCGCTTCACCGCCACGAAGACCTTGACCATCTTCATGACGCCCGGAGGCATTTCGTCGCCGCGCTGCACCTTCTCGACCTTGTCCATGAAGCGCTGTTCGAGTGCCTTCTTGGAATCGTCGTACTGGCCGCGCAGGGCTTCCAGTTCGCTCTGGAGCTTTTCGTTCTCCACGGCGAACTGCCACCACTGCGAACGCGGATACTCGTCGAGCGTATCCTTCGACAGCGTCGAGCCCTTCTTGAAGCCCTTCGGTCCGGCGATCGCTTCCTTGCCGACGAGCACGTCGGAAAGGCGCGCGTAGACGTTGCGATCCAGGATCGCCTGCTCGTCGTCACGGTCCTTGGCGAGGCGTTCGATCTCCTCGCGCTCGATCGCCATGGCGCGCTCGTCCTTCTCCACACCGTGGCGATTGAACACGCGCACCTCGACGACGGTGCCGAAGGTACCCGGAGGCATGCGCATCGAGGTGTCGCGCACATCGGATGCCTTTTCGCCGAAGATGGCGCGCAGAAGCTTTTCTTCCGGCGTCATCGGGCTTTCGCCCTTCGGCGTGATCTTGCCGACCAGGATATCGCCCGGCTGAACTTCGGCACCGATATAGACGATGCCGGCTTCATCGAGGTTCTTCAGCGCTTCTTCCGAGACGTTCGGAATGTCGCGCGTGATTTCCTCCGGTCCGAGCTTGGTGTCGCGCGCCATGACCTCGAACTCCTCGATGTGGATCGAGGTGAAGACGTCGTCGGCGACGATGCGCTCGGACAGGAGGATCGAGTCCTCGTAGTTGTAGCCGTTCCACGGCATGAACGCGACCAGCACGTTGCGGCCGAGAGCCAGATCGCCGAGCTCGGTCGAAGGACCGTCCGCGATGATGTCGCCCTTGTTGACCCGGTCGCCCATGCGCACCAGCGGACGCTGGTTGATGCAGGTGTTCTGGTTCGAACGCTGGAACTTCATCAGCCGGTAGATGTCGACGCCGGACTTGCCCGGATCGAGGTCTTCCGTGGCGCGGATGACGATACGCGTCGCGTCCACCTGGTCGACGATGCCGCCGCGGCGGGCGCCGATGGCGGCGCCCGAATCACGGGCGACGATCGGCTCCATGCCGGTGCCGACGAACGGCGCTTCGGCGCGCACCAGCGGCACGGCCTGGCGCTGCATGTTCGAGCCCATCAGCGCGCGGTTGGCGTCGTCGTTCTCAAGGAACGGGATCAGGGCCGCGGCCACCGACACCATCTGCTTGGGCGAAACGTCCATCAGGTCGACGTTTTCGCGGGGCGCCATCATCACCTCGCCGGCACTGCGGCAAATGACGAATTCGTCGACAAAGCGGCCATCCTTGTCGAGCTCGGCATTGGCCTGCGCGACATGGTGCTTGGCCTCTTCCATCGCCGACAGATAGACGACGTCATTGGTCAGCTTGCCGTCGACGATCTTGCGGTACGGGCTCTCGATGAAGCCGTACTTGTTGACGCGCGCGAAGGTGGCGAGCGAGTTGATCAGGCCGATATTCGGGCCTTCCGGCGTCTCGATCGGGCAGATGCGGCCGTAATGCGTCGGGTGCACGTCGCGCACCTCGAAGCCGGCGCGCTCGCGGGTCAGACCGCCCGGTCCAAGCGCGGAGAGACGGCGCTTGTGGGTGATCTCCGACAGCGGGTTGGTCTGGTCCATGAACTGCGACAGCTGCGAGGAACCGAAGAACTCGCGCACGGCGGCAGCCGCCGGCTTGGCGTTGATCAGGTCCTGCGGCATGACCGTGTCGATCTCGATCGAGGACATACGCTCCTTGATCGCGCGCTCCATGCGCAGCAGGCCGACGCGGTACTGGTTTTCCATCAGCTCGCCGACCGAACGCACGCGGCGGTTGCCGAGGTTGTCGATGTCGTCGATCTCGCCCTTGCCGTCACGCAGTTCGACCAGCGTCTTGACCACGGCCAGGATGTCGTCCTTGCGCAGCACGCGCACGGTGTCCTCGGCCTTGAGTTCGAGGCGCATGTTCATCTTGACGCGGCCGACGGCGGACAGGTCGTAGCGCTCGCTGTCGAAGAACAGCGAGTTGAACATGGCTTCGGCGGTTTCGAGCGTCGGCGGCTCGCCGGGGCGCATGACACGATAGATGTCGAACAGCGCGTCCTGGCGGCTCTCGTTCTTGTCGACGGCGAGCGTGTTGCGGATGTAGGCGCCGACATTGACGTGATCGATGTCGAGTATCTGGATCTCGTCCTCGCCGGTGCCAAGCAGCACCTTCAGCGTCTTGTCATCGATCTCGTCGCCGGCCTCGAGGAAGATCTCGCCGGTGGCGTAATTGACGATGTCCTCGGCGAGATAGTTGCCGAGCAGGTCCTCGTCGGTCGCCTTGATCGCCTTCAGGCCCTTTTCCCCGAGCTGGCGGGCCTGGCGGGCGGTGATCTTCTTGCCGGCCTCGACAACGACCTCACCCGTGTCGGCATCAACCAGGTCGCCGACGGCCTTCAGGCCGCGGAAACGATCGACGTTGAACGGAATGCGCCAGTGATCGCCGGCGCGCTTGTAGGTGATCTTGTTGTAGAAGGTCGACAGGATCTCTTCGCCGTCCATGCCGAGCGCCATCAGCAGCGACGTCACCGGAATCTTCCGGCGACGGTCGATGCGGGCGTGCACGACGTCCTTGGAATCGAACTCGATGTCGAGCCACGAACCGCGATAGGGGATGACGCGCGCGGCAAACAGAAGCTTGCCCGACGAGTGCGACTTGCCCTTGTCATGGTCGAAGAAGACGCCCGGCGAGCGGTGCATCTGCGAGACGATGACGCGCTCGGTGCCGTTGACGATGAAGGTGCCGTTCGAGGTCATGAGCGGCATGTCGCCCATGTAGACGTCCTGCTCCTTGATGTCCTTGATCGACTTCGCGCCGGTATCCTCGTCGATATCGAACACGATCAGGCGCAGCGTCACCTTCAGCGGTGCGGCATAGGTGAGGTCGCGCTGACGGCATTCGTCAACGTCGAATTTCGGTCCTTCGAACTCGTACTTCACGAACTCCAGCATCGAGGAGCCGGAAAAATCGGAGATCGGGAAGACCGACTTGAAAACAGCCTGCAGTCCCTCGTCCGGACGTCCGCCCTTGGGCTCGTCCACCATCAGGAACTGGTCATAGGACGCCTTCTGAACCTCGATGAGGTTCGGCATCTCCGCAACTTCCGGGATCTTTCCGAAGAACTTGCGTACGCGTCTGCGGCCATTGAAAGTCTGGGTCTGGGCCATCGTCGCTCCTTAGCTCTAAACTCGGGGCGAGCCTCGCCGCGGCTCGCCTTGCATCCGAACCGCCTGGGCAGCGGCTCTCTGTCTGTTCTCCGGCCCCATTACCAAACTACTTGGCGGCGGCCGGCTAAAACGGGAGAAAACCCGTTTCCTGAGAGCCGGTTTTCGGCCCTCAGGAAAGAGGTTTTCGTGCATCTCGCGCTACGCAGCCTCCCCAGGTCACCCGAGGGAGTGGCGGACGGCGCGAGGCCGTCCGCAGATTGTTACGCTTACTTCAGCTCGACCTTGGCGCCGGCTGCTTCCAGCTGGGCCTTGAACTTGTCGGCGTCGGCCTTGGAAACGGCTTCCTTGACCGGCTTCGGAGCCGCTTCGACCAGGTCCTTGGCTTCCTTGAGGCCAAGGCCGGTGATGGCGCGGACTTCCTTGATGACGTTGATCTTCTGAGCGCCGGCATCGGTGAGGACGACGTCGAATTCCGTCTTTTCCTCGACCGGAGCAGCGGCAGCGGCAGCGCCGCCGGCAGCGGCAACAGCCACCGGAGCAGCAGCCGAAACGCCCCACTTTTCTTCCAGAAGCTTCGACAGCTCAGCCGCCTCAAGGACGGTCAGCTTCGAAAGGTCGTCTACGATCTTTGCGAGATCAGCCATTGTTGTATTCCTTCATAAGGTTCGAACGTGTGTTTGTGATAGCGAGGAACGGCCTCATGCCGCCTCGTCCTTCCGGGCGTAAGCGCCGATGACACGCGCGACCGAAGCCGCGGGCGCATTGACGATCTGGGCGATCCGGGTTGCCGGCGTGGCGATCATGCCAACCAGCCTGGCGCGCAGCTCGTCGAGCGACGGAAGTGTGGCGAGTGCCTTCACACCGTCGGCGTTGAGCGAGGTGGTGCCCATTGCGCCGCCGAGAATGACGAGCTTGTCATTCCCCTTGGCGAAATCGGACGCGACCTTCGGCGCCGCAATCGGATCCTCCGAATAGGCGACCAGCGTCTGTCCCTTGAACAGATCGATGATCGATGCGGAGTCCGTGCCCTGAAGAGCGATTTTGGCGAGACGGTTCTTCGCGACTTTAACGGTGCCACCGGCAGCGCGCATTTTCGACCGGAGGTCGTTCATTTGCGCGACGGTGATACCGGCATAGTGGGCCACGACCACTGAACCCGCGTTCGAGAACGCATCGTTCAGGCCCGTGACGAGTTCGCGTTTTTCCGCTCTGTCCACTGCCTATCTCCAGTTGACCCCCACCCTGCTAACGGGAACATTCCCATTCACGAGGACAGGCGTCGGGTTGCCTTTTGCCGGCCGGGCCATCCAGTAACGGATCTCCCGAACAGCGCTCGAGGATCCTGCCCCCTTTCGCCACATCGCCGGCAAGCCGGACGATGCGCAGACAAAAGGCAAACACGGTTCGAACCTTTCATTGGAGCGCTTGCTCCGTTGTCAGGTCTTCACCCGTCTCATGCAGGCCCACATGAATTAAGGCCCCCCTTTTCAATCAAGGCCGGGCCGCCTGCAATCTCGGACAGGATGTCCGGAAACCTTTCGGCTCCCGGTACCGGGCCCAGAACGATCCAGGCCCGGAATTCACTTACGGATCGGCCCGTTCAGCGGCCGATCCAAACGGTTAATCAGGACGCCGCGAGCGTCGAGACGTCGAGCTTGAGGCCCGGGCCCATCGTCGAGGTGACGGACACCTTCTTGACGTAGTTGCCCTTGGCGCCAGCCGGCTTTGCCTTGGTCACCGCATCGGCGAAGGCGCGGACGTTTTCTTCCAGCGCCTTGACGTCGAACGAGACCTTGCCGACGCCGGCGTGAACGATGCCGGCTTTCTCGACGCGGAACTCGACAGCGCCGCCCTTCGATGCCTTGACGGCGGCCGCGACGTCGGTGGTGACGGTACCGACCTTCGGGTTCGGCATCATGCCGCGCGGGCCGAGCACTTTGCCCAGACGGCCGACGAGCGGCATCATGTCCGGCGTGGCGATGCAGCGATCGAAATCGATCGTGCCCTTCTGGACGATGTCGACCAGGTCCTCCGCGCCGACGATGTCGGCGCCGGCGGCCTTGGCTTCCTCGGCCTTGTCGCCACGGGCGAACACGGCGACGCGGACCGAGCGGCCGGTGCCGTTCGGCAGGTTGACCACGCCGCGGACCATCTGGTCGGCATGGCGAGGATCAACGCCGAGATTCATCGCGACTTCGATCGTCTCGTCAAACTTAACCGTCGAGCGATCCTTGAGCAGCTTCAGCGCGTCACCCAAGGTATAAGCCTTGTTGGGATCGATGCCTTCGCGGGTCTTCGATACACGCTTTGCAATCTTTGCCATGATCTCAGCCCACCACTTCCAGACCCATCGAGCGGGCGGAGCCCTCGACCATGCGCATGGCCGCCTCGACGTCGTTTGCGTTCAGATCCTTCATCTTCTGCTCGGCGATGGCGCGGACCTTGTCGCGGCCGATCGTGCCGGCCTTGACCTTGCCCGGCTCCTTGGAGCCCGACTTCAGGTTAGCGGCCTTCTTCAGGAAGTAGCTCACCGGCGGCGTCTTCATGACGAAGGTGAACGACTTGTCCTGATAGTAGGTGATGACGACCGGAATCGGCGATCCCTTTTCCATTTCCTGGGTCTGCGCGTTGAACGCCTTGCAGAACTCCATGATGTTGATGCCGCGCTGACCAAGCGCCGGGCCGATCGGGGGCGACGGCGTAGCCGAGCCCGCGGCAACCTGGAGCTTGAGCTGGCCTGCAATTTTCTTAGCCATCTCTATTCCTGCCTTTGTCTATGCCGGCCCCTCGATCTGGGAAAACGCCGGCTGTTGCAGTCTGGTGGTGCGGTTCCTGCGGCCGGCTAAAGCCGCATTCGCCTCCCACCGTTCTCAGGCCGCGCGTTGCCGCGCCGCCTCCCCTGACCACCGGAACGGCGCCAGGGATTTCGGATCAGCCTTTTTCGACTTGTCCGAATTCCAGATCGACAGGCACGGCGCGCCCGAAGATCGAAACTTCCACCTTGAGCCGCGCCCGCTCCTCGTCCACTTCCTGGACGAAGCCGTTGAAGGACGCGAAGGGGCCATCCGAGACGCGGATCGCCTCGCCGATCTCGAAGGTAACCGAGGGCTTCGGCCGCTCGACGCCTTCCTGCACCTGGTTCAGGATGCGCTGCGCCTCGGCCTCGGTGATCGGCACCGGCTTGGAGTCGCCCAAAAACCCGGTGACCTTCGGCGTGTTCTTGACCAGCGAGAACACGGCGTCGGTCAAGTTGGCCTTCAGGAGCACATAGCCCGGAAAGAACTTGCGCTCGGCGTCGACCTTGCGGCCGCGACGAACCTCGACGACCTTCTCGGTCGGCACGACGATCTGCTCGATATCGGCGGACAGGCCCTTCTGCTTGGCCTTGTGCTCGATGTCCTCGGCGACCTTCTTCTCAAAGTTCGAATAGGCGTGGACGATGTACCAGCGCGTAGTCATTTCACGACTTCTCCGTAATCGCCGGACTTAGCGTCCAATGCCCAGAATCTGTTCGACCGCGAGGCCCATGAGCTGATCGGCGGTGAAGAAAAAGATCATCGCGATCACAGCGAAAGCCAGAACCATCACCGTCGAGATCATCGTTTCGCGTCGCGACGGCCAAGTCACCTTGGCGGTCTCCGCGCGAACCTGCTGGAGAAAGACGAAAGGATTTGTGGTTTTCGAAGCCATATGCCGCTCTGTCTTCAAGACCCGTTGGCCGGGTCTCCTGGATGATCCCGCTGGCCGGGACGTGCCGCCTGGGTCCATTTTCGCGCCGAATCAGCGCAATCATTTCGCCCATGCAAATCAGACGCGTAAAGCCGGCTTCCCAGCTCCACGCGTCGCGTGTCTGTCTCGTCTACATAAAACCGATTCTTGATCCACGCAAGTGGCAAGTGTCCGCTTTATGACCAAACGCCGCCTCGGAACCATCCAGTCGTTCCGTCCCGGCTATGGCGCCCTTATGCCTCAATCAGCCTAATATGGCAAGCCGGTC
Protein-coding regions in this window:
- the rplK gene encoding 50S ribosomal protein L11, producing MAKKIAGQLKLQVAAGSATPSPPIGPALGQRGINIMEFCKAFNAQTQEMEKGSPIPVVITYYQDKSFTFVMKTPPVSYFLKKAANLKSGSKEPGKVKAGTIGRDKVRAIAEQKMKDLNANDVEAAMRMVEGSARSMGLEVVG
- the rplJ gene encoding 50S ribosomal protein L10 gives rise to the protein MDRAEKRELVTGLNDAFSNAGSVVVAHYAGITVAQMNDLRSKMRAAGGTVKVAKNRLAKIALQGTDSASIIDLFKGQTLVAYSEDPIAAPKVASDFAKGNDKLVILGGAMGTTSLNADGVKALATLPSLDELRARLVGMIATPATRIAQIVNAPAASVARVIGAYARKDEAA
- the rplA gene encoding 50S ribosomal protein L1, encoding MAKIAKRVSKTREGIDPNKAYTLGDALKLLKDRSTVKFDETIEVAMNLGVDPRHADQMVRGVVNLPNGTGRSVRVAVFARGDKAEEAKAAGADIVGAEDLVDIVQKGTIDFDRCIATPDMMPLVGRLGKVLGPRGMMPNPKVGTVTTDVAAAVKASKGGAVEFRVEKAGIVHAGVGKVSFDVKALEENVRAFADAVTKAKPAGAKGNYVKKVSVTSTMGPGLKLDVSTLAAS
- the nusG gene encoding transcription termination/antitermination protein NusG, whose protein sequence is MTTRWYIVHAYSNFEKKVAEDIEHKAKQKGLSADIEQIVVPTEKVVEVRRGRKVDAERKFFPGYVLLKANLTDAVFSLVKNTPKVTGFLGDSKPVPITEAEAQRILNQVQEGVERPKPSVTFEIGEAIRVSDGPFASFNGFVQEVDEERARLKVEVSIFGRAVPVDLEFGQVEKG
- the rpoB gene encoding DNA-directed RNA polymerase subunit beta, with the translated sequence MAQTQTFNGRRRVRKFFGKIPEVAEMPNLIEVQKASYDQFLMVDEPKGGRPDEGLQAVFKSVFPISDFSGSSMLEFVKYEFEGPKFDVDECRQRDLTYAAPLKVTLRLIVFDIDEDTGAKSIKDIKEQDVYMGDMPLMTSNGTFIVNGTERVIVSQMHRSPGVFFDHDKGKSHSSGKLLFAARVIPYRGSWLDIEFDSKDVVHARIDRRRKIPVTSLLMALGMDGEEILSTFYNKITYKRAGDHWRIPFNVDRFRGLKAVGDLVDADTGEVVVEAGKKITARQARQLGEKGLKAIKATDEDLLGNYLAEDIVNYATGEIFLEAGDEIDDKTLKVLLGTGEDEIQILDIDHVNVGAYIRNTLAVDKNESRQDALFDIYRVMRPGEPPTLETAEAMFNSLFFDSERYDLSAVGRVKMNMRLELKAEDTVRVLRKDDILAVVKTLVELRDGKGEIDDIDNLGNRRVRSVGELMENQYRVGLLRMERAIKERMSSIEIDTVMPQDLINAKPAAAAVREFFGSSQLSQFMDQTNPLSEITHKRRLSALGPGGLTRERAGFEVRDVHPTHYGRICPIETPEGPNIGLINSLATFARVNKYGFIESPYRKIVDGKLTNDVVYLSAMEEAKHHVAQANAELDKDGRFVDEFVICRSAGEVMMAPRENVDLMDVSPKQMVSVAAALIPFLENDDANRALMGSNMQRQAVPLVRAEAPFVGTGMEPIVARDSGAAIGARRGGIVDQVDATRIVIRATEDLDPGKSGVDIYRLMKFQRSNQNTCINQRPLVRMGDRVNKGDIIADGPSTELGDLALGRNVLVAFMPWNGYNYEDSILLSERIVADDVFTSIHIEEFEVMARDTKLGPEEITRDIPNVSEEALKNLDEAGIVYIGAEVQPGDILVGKITPKGESPMTPEEKLLRAIFGEKASDVRDTSMRMPPGTFGTVVEVRVFNRHGVEKDERAMAIEREEIERLAKDRDDEQAILDRNVYARLSDVLVGKEAIAGPKGFKKGSTLSKDTLDEYPRSQWWQFAVENEKLQSELEALRGQYDDSKKALEQRFMDKVEKVQRGDEMPPGVMKMVKVFVAVKRKMQPGDKMAGRHGNKGVVSRIVPVEDMPFLEDGTHADIVLNPLGVPSRMNVGQILETHLGWACAGMGRKIGEMIDAYKSAGDIKPLRKTLESFMPANDRNEPVREYDDESIVRLSEQMRRGVSIATPVFDGAHEADINVMLEQAGLHTSGQSQLYDGRTGEPFDRKVTMGYIYMLKLHHLVDDKIHARSIGPYSLVTQQPLGGKAQFGGQRFGEMEVWALEAYGAAYTLQEMLTVKSDDVAGRTKVYEAIVRGDDTFEAGIPESFNVLVKEMRSLGLNVELENTKLDEAPVRLPDAAE
- the rplL gene encoding 50S ribosomal protein L7/L12, whose protein sequence is MADLAKIVDDLSKLTVLEAAELSKLLEEKWGVSAAAPVAVAAAGGAAAAAAPVEEKTEFDVVLTDAGAQKINVIKEVRAITGLGLKEAKDLVEAAPKPVKEAVSKADADKFKAQLEAAGAKVELK
- the secE gene encoding preprotein translocase subunit SecE encodes the protein MASKTTNPFVFLQQVRAETAKVTWPSRRETMISTVMVLAFAVIAMIFFFTADQLMGLAVEQILGIGR